GGCTGGGGCCCGGCCACGGTGGTTCTGCAACGGCTGGGCGTGACCGGCGGATTCGGCGGGCCGGCCGCGGGCGGCCCGGTGGCGCTGCCCCGGACCCTGGTGGAGCGGGTCCTGCGGGAGGGCGTGCCGGTGCTCGCGCCGCCGGTGGAAGGGGGCGCCCCGGTGCTCGCGCTGCCGCTGGCCGTCCGGGGCGAGGTCTTCGGGGTGCTCCAACTGGCCTGCGGGAGCGCCCGGTCGGCCTACGGGAGGTCCGAGATCGAGCTGCTGGCGGGACTGGCCGAGCGCGGCGCGCTGCTGCTCGACAGCGCCCGGATGCACCGGGAGGAGCCGCGGCTGGCGAGGGCGCTCCAGCGGTCGATGATCCCGATCGGCCTGCCGCGTACCCGCGGTGTCCGGCTGGCCCACCGGTTCCGGCCGGGCGAGCACCGGGCCGGATCCGGCGGCGACTGGTTCGACGCCGTCCCGCTGCGCGGCAACCGGGTGGCGCTGGTGGTCGGCGACGTGATGGGACACGGCCTGCCCGCGGCCCAGGCGATGAGCCGGCTCCGGGCCGGGGTGCATGCGTTCGCCCTGCTGGACGTGCCCCCGGGCCAGCTGCTGCGGCATCTGGACAACCTGGTCCACCGGCTCGGCCCGGAGCTGCTCGCCACCTGCCTGTACGCGGTCTACGACCCGGTCGCCCGCACCTGCGAGCTCGCCTCGGCCGGCCATCTGCCGCCCGTCCTGCTGCACCGTGGCGGCGGCTCCGAACAGGTGGACCTCCCCACGAACGCCCCGATCGGCGTCGGCGGAGTGCCGTTCTCCACCCGCACCATCGAGGTGCCGGACGGCTCCACGCTGGTGCTGTGCACCGAGAACCGGGTCGAACTGGCCGCTCAGTGCGCGCGGTTGACCGGATCGGGGTGGACCCCGGAGCAGATCTGCGCGTTCGTCTTCGAGGCGCCGGGCACGGGGGACCGGCGGGACGACCTCGCGGTGCTGGTCGCCCGTTTCGACGGCCTGCCGCGGGCGCGGGAGGCGTCCCACACCTTCGCGCCGCGAGCCGGCGAAGTACCGCGGGTCCGGCACCTGGTGCGGTCGCAACTCTGTTCCTGGGGGCTCGAGTTCGTGGCCGACACCGCAGAGCTGCTGATCGGGGAGCTGATCACGGACGCGGTGGAGGTGGCGCACGCCCCGGTCGAGGTGCGGCTGGTGTGGACCGGCCGCCTGCTGGTGGAGATCGTCGACGACCACCGCGAACTGCCGGTCCTGGAGCACGTCGAACCGCTCGGGGAGGAGGGCTCCGGCCGGGGCCTGGTCCTGGTCAGCAGGCTCGCCGACCGCTGGGGCGCCGAGCACCGGCCGGGCCGCCGGGTGGTGTGGTTCGAACTCGGCTCCGGCGGCGACTAGCGCATCAACTCCAGCAGCAGCGGCCGGAACTCGGCGAACGAAGGGGTCGGGGCGGCCGGGTCCTTGGCGGCCTCGTCCCAGCGGCGGACGGTGACCGCGTCCGCGCCGAACGGGAGGGCGGCGAAGGCGGCGGCCTGCTCCGGGGTGAGCGGGCCGCCCTGGAGCGCGAGGGTGTGCACGGAGGCGGGGGAGAGGCGGTCGACGTAGTCGGGTTCCGCGGTGCACAGGTAGCGCTTGGCCTCGACGTGCAGGCGGACGGGCTCGGTGACGGCGGCCGGGAAGTACCGGGAGAGCCAGGCGGCGGCGGTCTCGCCGTGGCGGTTGTCGGCGCCCGCCATCAACTCCAGCCCGCTGCCGTGGAAGTGGCCGACGTCGTGGAGCAGCGCGGCGGCCACCAGTGCGGGCGGGGCGCCGGCGGCGCGGGCCAGCGCGCCGGCCTGCAGCATGTGCTCGGCCATGGTGACGGCCTCGCCGAGGTACTCGGCGGCGCCCTCGCCCTCGAACAGCGCCTCCAGCTCGTCCAGGGCGGCGGTGTTGCGGCGCAGCACCGAGAGGGTGGAGGAGAGCGAGTCGAGGTCGGCGTAGCAGCCCTGCAGGTGACGGCGGCCGGCCTGCTCGAAGGCGGTGCGGGCGTGCAGCAGGCGGGTGTTGTCGAAGATCAGGCAGTCGCCGGGGCCGAGCCGGAACTCCAGCTGCAGCTCGGGGCGCAGGGTGATCGCGGCGAAGGCGCGGTACGCGGCGTAGAAGGCGTCCAGCTCGGCCCCGACCGGGCCGCGCAGGGTGGAGACGGAGCGGTTGTTGAAGCGGACCTCGCGGATCGCGCCGCGCGGGTCGAGCCCGATCAGCGGCTTCTCGGCGGTCAGGTCGGCGGAGCGGTCCCGGTAGCGGAACGGCACCGGGGTGCGGGTGAGCAGGTCGAAGGCAGCCGGGTCCTGGTCGCGCAGCAGCGCGGCGGCGCGGAAGCCGTCGACCAGGCCGGAGTCGCCGCCGACGGCCTCGTTGGCCAGGCAGTGCAGCAGTTGCAGGGTGGGGACGGGGTCGCGGTACGGGTTGTCGGTGTGCGGGGCGATCGCGACGTCGGTGAACGCCAGGTTGGTCGCCCCGGCCTCCACCCGGACGTCGAACAGCTCGCCGTAGTTGGTCTCCCGGACGTACCCGAAACTCCGTGCCACGGCGAGCACTTCGCCCTCCGCCACCGGGACGCCGCGGAGCACCACGAACCCGGAGCGGCGGACGGCGGCCAGCACCGCGATCTGCTCCTCGGGGTCGGCCAGGTACGCGGCCCAGTCGGCCTCGGGCAGCCCGCGCGCCCAGTCGGCGGCCTGCCACAGGTGCTTGGCGTGCTCGGTGCGGTGGTCGCCGTCCTCCTCCGCACCGTCCCGGCCGGCCGGGTAGTGCGAGCGGTGCCCGTCGGACCAGAGCACGGTCAGACCGGTGGCGTCCTCGGTGGCCTCGGTGGCGGCCAGGTCGTCCGGCAGGTCGTTGATCTGGAACCGCTTCTGCCCGCTGCGCGGGTCGCGGCACTCGGTGCACGGGCAGTTGTCGCGCAGCCAGTACGGGTTGGGCACGGACACGGCGCAGCCTCCAGTTGTACAGCCAACTTTTCAGGGGCTGCTCAGCCAAGTGCCCGTTCGCGTCCACCGGTCGCCTGAGCGGTGAACGCCGGGCCACCGTCGGCTGAACGATGTCCCCGCGGCGCGCCGTCCCGTGCCGGTCAGACCGCCCGCTCCCAGGCGGCGGTGGCCGCCGACACCGCCGGGGCGGCCGGGGCTCCGGTGGCCTGGGCCAGTGCCTCCAGGACGGCGATCACCGTCTCGGGGTTCGCCGCCGGGCCGTAGTGGTTGACCCGGAGCATGGTGGCGGAGAGCGGGCCGCCGCCGGCCTGGACCGGCAACTGCGGGGCGCGCCGCCGGACTTCGGCGGCCAGCTCGGCGGCGTCCACCGTGGTGCGCAGCGTGGTGGCGACCGGGGCGGCGTGCTCGGCGGCCGGCACGTACGGGGCCAGCGCGGGGAGGGCGAGGGCGCCCGCGCGGGTGGCGGCGGCCGCGGCCCGGTGCCGGGCGATCACCGCGTCCAGCGTCTCGGCGGCGATCGCGTCCAGGCAGGCGTCCAGCGCGAGCATCTCCAACTGGGCCGGGGCGTGCGGAAGTTGGGTGCGGCCGGCGTCCGTCCAGCGCTCCTTCCAGTCCAGCAGGGAGAGGTAGGAGCGGCGCGGCGCGGCCGGGTTGGCGGCGATCCGCTGCCAGGCCCGCTCGCTCACCGACACCGCGGAGACGCCCGCCGGCCCGCCCATCGCCTTCTGGCCGCCGATCACGCACAGGTCGACGCCCCAGGCGTCGGTGAGCAGCGGCTCGGCGGCCACCGAGGCCACCGCGTCCAGCATCAGCAGCGCGCCGTGCGCCCGCACCACCGCCGCGATCTCCGCGACCGGGTTGGTGTTGCCGGTGGCGGCCTCGGCGTGCACCAGCGACACGAAGTCGATCTCCGGGTACGCCTGCAGCGCCTCGGCGACCCGCGTCGCGGGGACCGCGGTGTCGTACGGCACCGCCAGGTCGACCACCTTGGCGCCGGCGTCCCGCAGCCAGCCGCCGAAGGTCTGCCCGTACGGGCCGGTGACGATGTTCAGCGCGGTGGAGCCGGGGTGCGCGACGCCCTTGATCGCCGCTTCCAGCGGCAGCAGCGCCTCGCCCTGGGTGACGATCACGTCGGCGTCGGTGCGCAGCAGCGCCGCCACCTTGTCCTCGATCGCGGCGAACCGGTCGGCCGTCAGCGGCGGGAGGTCGAGCAGCATGCGGGAAGGGCCTTTCGTGAGCGGAGGGACGCCGCCGTCCAGTCTGCCCCAGAACCGTCGGTGCACCCCGCACCACCGCAGGTACAGTGCCTGCCATGACAGACCGCGGGGTGCTGCACATCAGGGGCCGGGTGCTGGTCGGCCCCGAGGACGTCCGGGATGAACTCTGGGCGGTGGACGGGCGGGTGACCTTCGAGCGCCCCGCCGCCGAACCGTCCGCGACCCTCACGGGCTGGGCGATGCCGGGCCTGGTGGACGCGCACTGCCACGTCGGACTGGACGCGCACGGCGCGGTCGACCGGGCCACCAGCGAGAAGCAGGCGCTCACCGACCGGGACGCCGGCACCCTGCTGATCCGCGACGCCGGCTCGGCCGCCGACACCCGCTGGATCGACGACCGCGACGACCTCCCGAAGATCATCCGGGCCGGCCGGCACATCGCCCGCACCCGCCGCTACATCCGCAACTACGCGCACGAGATCGAGCCCGGCGACCTCGCCGCGTACGCCGCCGCGGAGGCCCGGCGCGGCGACGGCTGGGTCAAGCTGGTCGGCGACTGGATCGACCGCGAGGCCGGCGACCTCACCGCCTGCTGGCCCGGCGACGCGCTCGCCGAGGCGATCGCCGCCGCACACGCCGAGGGCGCCCGGGTCACCGCGCACTGCTTCGCCACCGAGTCGCTGCCGGACCTGCTGGCCGCCGGCATCGACTGCGTCGAGCACGCCACCGGCCTCACCGAGGAGTTGATCCCCGCCTTCGTCGAGCGCGGCGTGGCGATCGTCCCCACCCTGGTCAACATCGCCACCTTCCCCGCCCTGGCGGACGGCGGCGAGGCCAAGTTCCCGAGCTGGTCGGCGCACATGCGCCGGCTGCACGCCCGCCGCTACGACACGGTGGCGGCGGCGCACGACGCGGGCATCCCGATCTACGTCGGCACCGACGCGGGCGGCTCGCTCGCCCACGGCCTGGTCGCCGAGGAGGCGATGGAGCTCACCCGGGCCGGACTCACCCCGCTGCAGGCGCTGTCCGCCGCCGCCTGGGCCGCCCGCGAGTGGCTCGGCCGCCCCGGGCTGACCGAGGGCGCCCCCGCCGACCTGGTGGTCTACGCCGCCGACCCGCGCGCCGACCTGCGGGTGCTG
The DNA window shown above is from Streptomyces sp. TLI_171 and carries:
- a CDS encoding SpoIIE family protein phosphatase, with the translated sequence MTLEPQGGEPEVTAFVAFLDQLFHALGISLTRYAVRCNRDKGSVSRYLSGARIAPKDFVDELLRQVAETTGRAVSPDVQQHAHRLRMAALRVRNASRHEVEELRDRLGAAERELQLAGVRERALLRSLEATEAQAAHAEQRYRQLETDRATAHYEAGPGELERRPEGPDTEFAREELRALKTELDLLRAELARARTLRHEAEERCLRLEARLLAAEAALAAQRARHEREFSYRAELESPGAVLTREFGFRVGTTPDPETTAAELCEVFVPGWADGAAVDVRAGFVDDDRPPDGWGPATVVLQRLGVTGGFGGPAAGGPVALPRTLVERVLREGVPVLAPPVEGGAPVLALPLAVRGEVFGVLQLACGSARSAYGRSEIELLAGLAERGALLLDSARMHREEPRLARALQRSMIPIGLPRTRGVRLAHRFRPGEHRAGSGGDWFDAVPLRGNRVALVVGDVMGHGLPAAQAMSRLRAGVHAFALLDVPPGQLLRHLDNLVHRLGPELLATCLYAVYDPVARTCELASAGHLPPVLLHRGGGSEQVDLPTNAPIGVGGVPFSTRTIEVPDGSTLVLCTENRVELAAQCARLTGSGWTPEQICAFVFEAPGTGDRRDDLAVLVARFDGLPRAREASHTFAPRAGEVPRVRHLVRSQLCSWGLEFVADTAELLIGELITDAVEVAHAPVEVRLVWTGRLLVEIVDDHRELPVLEHVEPLGEEGSGRGLVLVSRLADRWGAEHRPGRRVVWFELGSGGD
- a CDS encoding TauD/TfdA family dioxygenase — translated: MSVPNPYWLRDNCPCTECRDPRSGQKRFQINDLPDDLAATEATEDATGLTVLWSDGHRSHYPAGRDGAEEDGDHRTEHAKHLWQAADWARGLPEADWAAYLADPEEQIAVLAAVRRSGFVVLRGVPVAEGEVLAVARSFGYVRETNYGELFDVRVEAGATNLAFTDVAIAPHTDNPYRDPVPTLQLLHCLANEAVGGDSGLVDGFRAAALLRDQDPAAFDLLTRTPVPFRYRDRSADLTAEKPLIGLDPRGAIREVRFNNRSVSTLRGPVGAELDAFYAAYRAFAAITLRPELQLEFRLGPGDCLIFDNTRLLHARTAFEQAGRRHLQGCYADLDSLSSTLSVLRRNTAALDELEALFEGEGAAEYLGEAVTMAEHMLQAGALARAAGAPPALVAAALLHDVGHFHGSGLELMAGADNRHGETAAAWLSRYFPAAVTEPVRLHVEAKRYLCTAEPDYVDRLSPASVHTLALQGGPLTPEQAAAFAALPFGADAVTVRRWDEAAKDPAAPTPSFAEFRPLLLELMR
- a CDS encoding aminotransferase class V-fold PLP-dependent enzyme is translated as MLLDLPPLTADRFAAIEDKVAALLRTDADVIVTQGEALLPLEAAIKGVAHPGSTALNIVTGPYGQTFGGWLRDAGAKVVDLAVPYDTAVPATRVAEALQAYPEIDFVSLVHAEAATGNTNPVAEIAAVVRAHGALLMLDAVASVAAEPLLTDAWGVDLCVIGGQKAMGGPAGVSAVSVSERAWQRIAANPAAPRRSYLSLLDWKERWTDAGRTQLPHAPAQLEMLALDACLDAIAAETLDAVIARHRAAAAATRAGALALPALAPYVPAAEHAAPVATTLRTTVDAAELAAEVRRRAPQLPVQAGGGPLSATMLRVNHYGPAANPETVIAVLEALAQATGAPAAPAVSAATAAWERAV
- a CDS encoding amidohydrolase family protein; translation: MTDRGVLHIRGRVLVGPEDVRDELWAVDGRVTFERPAAEPSATLTGWAMPGLVDAHCHVGLDAHGAVDRATSEKQALTDRDAGTLLIRDAGSAADTRWIDDRDDLPKIIRAGRHIARTRRYIRNYAHEIEPGDLAAYAAAEARRGDGWVKLVGDWIDREAGDLTACWPGDALAEAIAAAHAEGARVTAHCFATESLPDLLAAGIDCVEHATGLTEELIPAFVERGVAIVPTLVNIATFPALADGGEAKFPSWSAHMRRLHARRYDTVAAAHDAGIPIYVGTDAGGSLAHGLVAEEAMELTRAGLTPLQALSAAAWAAREWLGRPGLTEGAPADLVVYAADPRADLRVLAAPTHVVLAGRVV